The following is a genomic window from Paenibacillus thiaminolyticus.
AGCGAACGGTGCCGAATTCGCATACCCGGCCGAGATCGTTGCGCCCCAGGTCGACCAGCATTACATGCTCGGCCCGCTCCTTCTCATCCTTCAGCAGCTCTTCCTCCAGCGCCAGATCCTCTTCCTCCGTCCGGCCGCGCGGGCGGGTGCCGGCGATTGGCCGCGTCTCCACCCGCTCGCCGTTGACCCGGACGAGCGCCTCGGGCGAGGTGCCGACGAGCGTTTCATCGTCCATTTTCAGAATGTACATGTACGGGGAAGGATTCGTCATCCGCAGCACCCGGTACACATCAAGCGGATCAACCGTCGTCTGCCGCTCGAACCGCTGCGAGAGGACGACTTGGAAGATGTCGCCGCCGCGAATGTACTCCTTCGCCCGCTCCACCTTATCCATAAAAGACGCCGGCGTCTCATTCGAACGGTACGGCTTCAGCCCGGAGGCGGCTCCTCCCGGGAGGAAGCGGCCGCTCTGCAGCTCGGTAGCCGGAGCAGCCAGCAGCTTCTCCTGCAGCCCTCTCAGCTTCTCCTTCGCCTGCACGTACAGCGTCCGGATATGCTCTTCTGTGTCGTCCCGCTCCAGATGCAGATTGACGATGAATTGCATCTGCTGCTTGACGTGGTCAAATACGATCAGCTGATCGCAGAACATGAATTGAATATCATTCATCATCAGGTCGTCCCGCCGATGGCGCGGAAGCCGCTCATACTGCTGCACCAGATCATAGCCAAAAAATCCGATCGCCCCGCCCGTCAGCGGCGGCAAGCCCGCCAATGTCGGGCTTGCATACTTGCGGAGCAGCTTCTTTACAGCGGCGAGCGGACGCTCGTGAATCTCAGTGACCGCATCCCGCTCGGTAATGCGCAGCGTTCCGTTCTTGCCCTGCAGTATCAGAAAGGGATCGGTGCCGATAAAGGAGTAGCGCGCCCATTGGACTCCGCCCTCCACGCTTTCCAGCAGAAAAGCATAAGGCTCCTGCTTCAGCCTTTGGAACAGGCGAATCGGGGTCTCTGTATCGGCCGTGATGGTCTCGGAGACCGGTACAACCGGATAAGTGCGGGATAATCGCAATACTTCATCCACATGAGGATGCATGACATCCACTCCTTTCGAATTCGGGTGAGTCGGATGGAAGGAAGAAACAAAAAAACCTCTACCGCAAGGTAGAGGTCCGTTGATTCAATCATGACATTGTGGATGAGCAAGCTCAGGGTATATCAAAGGAGGGATCGCTAAAATAAAGGTCAGTGTCGCCCAATCCTCCCTAATTGTTACTTAGAAAGTATTACACAGAAAGGAAGGGAAGTTCCTATACCTATAGCGATGGCATCCGCTTATGACGTATCCATGCTCTCAGCTCGACTCAACTCAATCTCATCTCAACTCTACTCTACTCAACTATGCTTCTTCACATCATACCCGCAAATAGACGATGCGTCAACACCCGAACGGAGGCAGACGGCATCTCCCTCACTCTCTCCCGTACGGGAACGCTGATTCCCGGGGACGCTTCTCCGCTATGAAGTAGATAAGTCCGGACGCAGCTGGGAGGCCTCATTCAAGTACACGTGACGGATCTCCCGCTGCGATTTGTCTGTATTGACGGTTACCATCAAGCGGATGCACAGCGGCAGGCTCCCCGCGACGGGCACCTCCACGGCGCACATTAACGGCACCCACTCCCAGCCCGGCATCGCGCGAATGGCCTGTGCCGGGAAGGAAGCGTTCAGATCCTGAGTCATCGTAATCCATATGCTGACGATGTCCTCCGGAACGATCTGATTCTCTGCCACGATATGTTCAAGCAAGACGGTCGTCTCGCGCCGTATTTCATCCGCATCATTGCGCTCGACGGTGGTCGCTCCGCGTATTCCCCTTGCATACATGCTTATGTCGTCTCCCCTTTCAACTCTTCGATGATGTTCCGCACCAGTTCGACGGGCACATCGCGCCGAATCTCTACTTTGCCGATAGCTGTCGGGAGCACGAATACCGTCCGGCCTTCCTTGAACTTCTTGTCATGCATCATCGCATCCAGAATCGCCTCAGTCGAATAGCCGGCCGGAATCGATACAGGCAGTCCGAACTGGCGCATCAATGATTCCGTGCGCGCTGCGACATCGGCGGCCGCTCCTATCCGCTCCGCCAGACGGGCCGAGCCGACCATTCCGATCGCGATCGCTTCGCCGTGCATCAGCTCGCCATAGCCGGCAACCGCCTCCAGGGCATGGCCGATCGTATGGCCCAGATTCAGAATCGCCCGCAATCCGTTCTCGCGCTCGTCCTGGGATACGACGGCGGTCTTGACGGCGCAGCCTTGCGCCAAGCCATAGGCCAACGCTTCCTCATCCTTGGCCAGCAGCTTCCCGGCATTGGCTTCGCACCAATCGACGAAGCCGGCGTCCCAGATCAAGCCGTGCTTCACCATCTCAGCCAGACCGGAACGGACATCCCGATCAGGCAGCGATTGCAGGGTCGCCGTATCATAGAGCACGAACTCCGGTTGATGGAAGGCGCCGATGATGTTTTTGGCCAGCGGATGATTCACCGCAACCTTGCCGCCGACGCTGCTGTCATGCGCCAGAATCGTGGTCGGCACCTGGATGAACCGGATGCCGCGCATATACGAGGCCGCCACGAAGCCGGCCAGATCGCCAACGACGCCGCCGCCCAGCGCGACGACCGTGGACATGCGATCGCAGCCCGCCTCCAGCGCGGCGCGGATGCAGTCCTCGAAGACGGCCAGCGATTTCGATTGTTCCCCTGGCGGTACGGTAAGCGAAGCGGTACGGTAACCGGCCGCGTGCAGCGACTGCTCGGCTAGATTCAGATAACGGCGGCCGACATGCTCATCGGTAATAATGAGAACCGGGCTTCCCGCAGGGATGCCCGCTTGCCGGCTCGCCTCGCCAAGCTGTCCCAGCAGTCCGCTTCCGATCCAGATAGGGTAAGAGCGTTCGCCAAGATCGACTCTCAGTTCTACGGCTTGCATCGCTTCCTTGTTCTCCATGACGCTCCCTCCTAGTACCGGGCCACTTGCTGCAAGTATTGCTCGTAGTTGGCGCGAATCTCCTCCATCGAATCTCCGCCGAATTTCTCCAGGAACGCCTTCGCGACCTCCCAAGCGACGACATGCTCCAATACGACGCTGGCCGCAGGCACGGCACAAGCATCGGAACGCTCCACTTGAGCCGTGAAAGCTTCCTTCGTATCGATATCTACGCTCCGCAACGGTTTATACAAGGTCGGAATCGGCTTCATTACGCCGCGAACGACGATCGGCATCCCGTTCGTCATGCCGCCCTCGAAGCCGCCGAGCCGGTTGGAAGCGCGCGTATAGCCCTTCTCTTCGTCGTAGAGGATCTCGTCATGCACCTGCGACCCGCGCAGTCGTCCGGCTTCGAAGCCGATGCCGATCTCGACGCCTTTGAACGCGTTGATAGACATAACCGCCTGCGCGATGCGCCCATCCAGCTTGCGATCATATTGCACATGGCTTCCCAGTCCGACAGGGATGCCTTCGACGATGCACTCCACGATGCCGCCGATCGAGTCGCCCTCTGCCTTAATCTGATCGATATAGGCCTCCATCGCCTGCTCTGTCGCGGAATCGACGACCCGAACCGAAGACTGTTCGGTCCGTTCAATCATCTCATCCAGCGGGAGAGAATGCGGAGGCGCCTCGATCTCCCCGATGCGGATGACTTGTCCGCCTATCTTGATGCCGAACGCTTCTAACAGCTGACGGGCGACAGCGCCTACCGCGACGCGGGCCGCCGTCTCGCGCGCGCTGGAGCGCTCCAGCACATTGCGCAGATCGGTCAATTGATACTTCAAGCCGCCGTTCAGATCCGCATGTCCCGGACGGGGACGATGGACCCGGCGCTTTTCTTCGTCCGAGCCTTCAATCGGCTCCACGTTCATAATATTCCGCCAATGCTTCCAGTCCTTATTCTCGACTACCAACGCGATAGGAGCTCCGGTCGTATAACCATGACGCACCCCGCCGACGATTGCGGCCGTATCCGTCTCGATCTGCATCCGCCGTCCGCGGCCATACCCTTTCTGCCGGCGTTGAAGCTGAAAGTTCAACTGTTCAAAGTCAATCGCCAGGTTGCTGGGCATCCCTTCAACGATGGCGGTCAATTGCGGTCCGTGGGTCTCTCCTGCTGTC
Proteins encoded in this region:
- the trpE gene encoding anthranilate synthase component I is translated as MHPHVDEVLRLSRTYPVVPVSETITADTETPIRLFQRLKQEPYAFLLESVEGGVQWARYSFIGTDPFLILQGKNGTLRITERDAVTEIHERPLAAVKKLLRKYASPTLAGLPPLTGGAIGFFGYDLVQQYERLPRHRRDDLMMNDIQFMFCDQLIVFDHVKQQMQFIVNLHLERDDTEEHIRTLYVQAKEKLRGLQEKLLAAPATELQSGRFLPGGAASGLKPYRSNETPASFMDKVERAKEYIRGGDIFQVVLSQRFERQTTVDPLDVYRVLRMTNPSPYMYILKMDDETLVGTSPEALVRVNGERVETRPIAGTRPRGRTEEEDLALEEELLKDEKERAEHVMLVDLGRNDLGRVCEFGTVRCDTYMGIERYSHVMHIVSNVSGTLRRDKDFFDAFLSCLPAGTVSGAPKLRAMEIIAELEQEARGAYAGAIGYLGFNGNMDTCITIRTIIFKGGTAYVQAGAGIVWDSVPEKEYEETVNKAKALLLAIQTAEEMFECRESAAVSVEAPKDGRPSVQAAERAMLPVNWDYYAAVQPGKKLMAERSVPQ
- the aroH gene encoding chorismate mutase, whose amino-acid sequence is MYARGIRGATTVERNDADEIRRETTVLLEHIVAENQIVPEDIVSIWITMTQDLNASFPAQAIRAMPGWEWVPLMCAVEVPVAGSLPLCIRLMVTVNTDKSQREIRHVYLNEASQLRPDLSTS
- the aroB gene encoding 3-dehydroquinate synthase, coding for MENKEAMQAVELRVDLGERSYPIWIGSGLLGQLGEASRQAGIPAGSPVLIITDEHVGRRYLNLAEQSLHAAGYRTASLTVPPGEQSKSLAVFEDCIRAALEAGCDRMSTVVALGGGVVGDLAGFVAASYMRGIRFIQVPTTILAHDSSVGGKVAVNHPLAKNIIGAFHQPEFVLYDTATLQSLPDRDVRSGLAEMVKHGLIWDAGFVDWCEANAGKLLAKDEEALAYGLAQGCAVKTAVVSQDERENGLRAILNLGHTIGHALEAVAGYGELMHGEAIAIGMVGSARLAERIGAAADVAARTESLMRQFGLPVSIPAGYSTEAILDAMMHDKKFKEGRTVFVLPTAIGKVEIRRDVPVELVRNIIEELKGETT
- the aroC gene encoding chorismate synthase — its product is MSLRYLTAGETHGPQLTAIVEGMPSNLAIDFEQLNFQLQRRQKGYGRGRRMQIETDTAAIVGGVRHGYTTGAPIALVVENKDWKHWRNIMNVEPIEGSDEEKRRVHRPRPGHADLNGGLKYQLTDLRNVLERSSARETAARVAVGAVARQLLEAFGIKIGGQVIRIGEIEAPPHSLPLDEMIERTEQSSVRVVDSATEQAMEAYIDQIKAEGDSIGGIVECIVEGIPVGLGSHVQYDRKLDGRIAQAVMSINAFKGVEIGIGFEAGRLRGSQVHDEILYDEEKGYTRASNRLGGFEGGMTNGMPIVVRGVMKPIPTLYKPLRSVDIDTKEAFTAQVERSDACAVPAASVVLEHVVAWEVAKAFLEKFGGDSMEEIRANYEQYLQQVARY